The sequence AATCAAGCGTTACCGCGCGCGGTGATTCGTGCGCGCGGGTATCGAATCACCGAGCGAAGTATCGACCGGCCGGGCGGTGACTGGGCGAGCCGCGAACGCTCGGCGACGGCCGCTCGACAGTGAGTGGCCTCGGTCGGCGCGGCAGCGATCAGCCGAAGCGGCCGGAGATGTAGTCCTCGGTGGCCTTCTCCGCCGGGGTGGAGAACATCGTGGTGGTGTCGTCCATCTCGATCAGCCGGCCCGGCTTGCCGGTGCCCTCGATGTTGAAGAAGCCCGTCCGGTCGGAGACCCGGGCGGCCTGCTGCATGTTGTGGGTGACGATCACGATCGTGTAGTCGTTCTTCAGCTCGTGCACCAGCTCCTCGATCGCCAGGGTGGAGATCGGGTCCAGCGCCGAACAGGGCTCGTCCATCAGCAGCACCTGCGGCTGTACGGCGATCGCCCGGGCGATGCACAAGCGCTGCTGCTGCCCGCCGGAGAGTGACGAGCCAGGCTTGTCCAGCCGCTCCTTGACCTCGTTCCACAGGTTCGCCCCGGTCAGCGAGCGCTCCACGAGCTCCTCGGACGCTGCCTTCGACATCCGCCGGTTGTTCAGCTTCACCCCGGCGAGCACGTTGTCCGCGATGGACATCGTCGGGAACGGGTTCGGCCGCTGGAACACCATGCCCACCTGCCGGCGCACCTCCACCGGGTCGATGCCGGGGCCGTACAGGTCCTGCCCGTCCATCACGGCCTTGCCCTCGACCCGGGCACCGGGGATGACCTCGTGCATCCGGTTCAGTGTCCGCAGGAAGGTGGACTTCCCGCAGCCGGAGGGCCCGATCAGCGCGGTCACGCTGCGCGGCTCGATACTCATGTTCACGCCTTCGACGGCGAGGAAGTCGCTGTAGTAGACGTTCAGGTCGGAGATATCGATTCGTTTGCTCATCAGTAGTCCTTTGTCCCAGAGCCCTGCGGTGCCTCAGATCGGCGCGCCTCGTGCGTGGGCATACCCACGCGGCAGCTGCTCGCGCTCATCGAGACACCTTGGGGGTGAAGTAGCGGCTGATCAGCCGCGCGATCAGGTTCAGCAGCATCACGATGATGATCAGCGTGAGCGCACCCGCCCAGGCACGGTCGGCGGAGGGGCCGCCCTGCGCATACTGGCGGTAGACGTACACCGGCAACGTGGCGATCCGCCCGTCGAAGGCGTTCCAGTTCACCGACTGCACGATGCCCACGGTGATCAGCAACGGAGCGGTCTCCCCGATGATCCGGGCGAGGGCGATGATCACGCTCATCGTGATCCCGCCGATCGAGGTCCGCAGCACCACCTTGACGATGGTCAGCCACTTCGGCACGCCGAGTGCGTAGGAGGCTTCCCGCAGCTCGTTCGGCACCAGCCGGAGCATCTCCTCGACGTTGCGCACCACCAGCGGGGTCATCAGCACGGTCAGTGCGACACCGCCGATCAGCGCCGCCTTGTAGTCCGGACCGGCCACCACGAGGAACATCGTGTAGGCGAACAGCCCCGCCACGATCGAGGGGATACCCGTCATCACGTCCACGAGCAGGGTGATGCCGCGCTTCAGCCGGCCCTGGCCGTACTCGACCAGGTAGATGGCGGTGAAGATACCCAGCGGGATCGCGATCACTGCGGCGATCCCGGTCACGTACAGGGTGCCGATGATCGCGTGGAACGCACCGCCGGAGGCCATCGAGCCGAACACGCCGACCATGTCCGTGGTGAGGAACTCCCAGCTGAACTGCTGGATGCCGTCACCCACGACGATGCCCAGCAGGGTGATCAACGGGATCACGGCGAGCAGGAAGGCCACCGTGACCAACGCCGTCGCCAATCGGTCCTTGGCCCACCTGGGCCCTTCCACCACCCGGGAGAGCACGGTGATGGCGACGGCGTAGCAGAGCGCGCCGAGGGCGAACAGCCCGCCCAGAGTAACCTGGCCGAACAACGCCAGGATTCCTGCTGCTAGGGCGAGCGAGGCGAGCAGAGTAACGGGCGGGGCCCACCGCGGTAAGCGGCGGTGGCGCCGCACGGGCAGGGGCGGGGCGGCGACTGCCATCAGTTGGCTCCTGAGAACTCGGCGCGACGATTGATGATCCACCGGGCCACGAGGTTCACGGCGAAGGTGAACGCGAACAGGATCAGCCCGGAGGCGATCAAGGCGTCCACACCGTCGGCACCGGCCTCCGGCAGGTGGCTGGCGATGTTCGCAGCGATCGACTGGTGCTGGCCTGGTTGCAGCAGCAGGAAGTTGACTGCGTAGCCCGGCGAGAGCACCATCAGCACGGCCATCGTCTCCCCCAGCGCGCGGCCGAGGCCGAGCATCGAGGCAGAGATGATGCCCGAACGTCCGAACGGCAGGACAGCCTGCTGGATCATCTCCCACCGGGTGGCGCCCAGAGCCAGGGAGGCCTCCTCGTGCAGCCGCGGGGTCTGCAGGAACACCTCGCGGATGGTCGCGGTGATGATCGGCACGATCATCACCGCGAGCACCAGACCCGCTGTCATGATGTTCCGGGCCGGCGCCTGATAGTCGCTGAAGATCGGGATGAAGCCGAGGTGGGTGCTCAACCAGGCGAACAGGGGGTGGACCAGCGGCTGCAGCCACTGGATGCCCCACAGGCCGAAGATCACCGACGGGATCGCGGCCAGCAGGTCGATCATGTAGCCGAGGAACTGGGCCAGCCTGCGGGGGGCATAGTGCGAGATGAACAGCCCGATGCCCAGGCTCAGCGGCACCGCCACGATCAGCGCGATCACCGAGGACAGGATGGTCCCGAGGATCAGTGGCAGGACCCAGGCCCACAGGCTGCGGTCCATCATGAAGTCGACCTCGGCGAACGCCGACGTGTCAGCGGTCAGTGCCGGCCAGGCGCGGTAGAGCAGGAACGCAGCGACCGCTGCCAGGATCACCAGGATCAGCACGCCGCTACTGGTGGAGATGCCGCGGAAGATGCGGTTGCCCAGGCGCCCGCCGTTGCCACGGACCGGAGCTGCCGCCGGGCGCACCTCGGCGTCGGAACTCTGGGTCACGTTCACTGATCCTCCATCACAAGTATTACCTGGGCAAACGCACGCTGGGCCGTGCCGGGCTCACCCGGCACGGCCCAGTGTGGTCAGCCAGCTGCAGAGATGGTCTCCAGCGCGGCTTCGACGTTCCCCCGCAGCTCGCCGGAGATCGGGGCGGCGCCAGCCACGTCCGGCTGTGCCGCGCGCTCCTGACCCTCCTCGGAAGCGACGTAGCCGAGGTAGCCCTGCACCAGCTCGGCGTGCTCGGCCGAGTCGTAGGTCTGACAGGCGATGGAGTAGGACACCAGCACGATCGGGTACGCGCCGGACTCCTCCGTGTCACGGGCCAGGTCGATGGTCAGCACGGTCTCGCTGGCGTCCTCCGCAGGCGGGGAGACGTCCACGACGGCGGCAGCAGCCTCCGGGGAGAACGGTACGAACTCGTCGCCCACACCGATCGCGACGGAGCCGAGGTCACCCACGCGGGAGGCGTCGGCGTAACCGATGGTGCCTTCGGCGCCGCCCACCACCTCGAGCATGCCGGAGGTCTGCGCACCGGACTGGGTGCCGTCGATGGGCCACAGGCCGGCGGGGTCGTGCGTCCACGAGTCCGGCGCCGCAGCGGAGAGGTACTCGGTGAGGTTCTCGGTGGTGCCGGAGTCGTCGGACCGGTTCACCGGGATGATCGGCAGGTCGGGCAGCTCGACGTCCGGGTTGGCCTCGGCGATCGCGTCGTCGTTCCAGTTGGTGATGTCACCGGTGAAGATCTGCGCCAGGGTGTCCGGCTCGAGGTTGATGTTGGTGTCGTTCAGCTCGGGGAGGTTGTAGATCACCGCGATCGGGCTGATGTAGAGCGGCATCTCCAGCACGGGGCCGCTGCACCGCTCCTCCGCGGCTGCCATCTCCTCGGCGTCCAGTGCGGAGTCGGAGCCGGCGAACTGCACCGTGCCGTTGATGAACTGCTCCCGGCCGGTGCCCGAGCCGGTCGGGTCGTAGCTGACCGTGGCGTCCGGGTTGGCCTCCATGAAGCCGGCGACCCAGCCCTGCACTGCGTTCTCCTGCGAGCTGGCACCCGATCCGGCGATAGTGCCGGACAGGCCGTCCGCACTGTCGCCGTTCCCGTTGCCGTCGGACCCTTCCGATCCGCCGCCACACGCGGCGAGGGTCAGCGCGAGAGCGCTCAAGGCACCGATTCCCGCCATTCGGCGGCTGGTAAGACTCTTCACGTTCGTTCCCGTCTTCTGGTCGGTATCAGGTTCTGCGCACACTTGACCGGCGCATCCACGGCTGACGTTAGGTAGCGCGGGTGACCAGGCCGCCGGGATTAGGTGAACACGAGGTGAACTCGGCCCGGGAACGGCGTGATCTGGCCCACTATCCGCCGATCAGGAGGTGGGGCGGTACGCCTCGACGGAAACCACGCGCGCCTTGCGGTGGTTCCGCCGGGCCATGTGGATCACCAGCACCTCAGCGGTGCGCAGGTACGGGTTCTCCTTCGGCAGCCGCTTGGCCACCCGGTGCGGGCTGCGCTTGGTGACCGCCTCGAGCACGAACGGCAGCACCGGGCGGTGGGTGCACACGGCGGTCACCTCCCGGGGCCGGGCTAACAGGTCGTCCACCAGGGCGCGCACGCCGGCGGGGCGCTTCTTCGCCGAGGACTCGGTGATCTCCGGGGCGAGCAGCACGTCATTGTCGCTGGCCTCGGCGAACGGACGGACGGTAGCCGCGCATCGTTCCCACGGGGAGGAGATCACTTCCTGTACTCCGAAGGCCGCGAGGAGAGGGACCAGGTTCGCGCTCTGCTTCTGCCCGGCCGGGGTCAGCG is a genomic window of Ruania zhangjianzhongii containing:
- the pstB gene encoding phosphate ABC transporter ATP-binding protein PstB; translation: MSKRIDISDLNVYYSDFLAVEGVNMSIEPRSVTALIGPSGCGKSTFLRTLNRMHEVIPGARVEGKAVMDGQDLYGPGIDPVEVRRQVGMVFQRPNPFPTMSIADNVLAGVKLNNRRMSKAASEELVERSLTGANLWNEVKERLDKPGSSLSGGQQQRLCIARAIAVQPQVLLMDEPCSALDPISTLAIEELVHELKNDYTIVIVTHNMQQAARVSDRTGFFNIEGTGKPGRLIEMDDTTTMFSTPAEKATEDYISGRFG
- the pstA gene encoding phosphate ABC transporter permease PstA; translated protein: MAVAAPPLPVRRHRRLPRWAPPVTLLASLALAAGILALFGQVTLGGLFALGALCYAVAITVLSRVVEGPRWAKDRLATALVTVAFLLAVIPLITLLGIVVGDGIQQFSWEFLTTDMVGVFGSMASGGAFHAIIGTLYVTGIAAVIAIPLGIFTAIYLVEYGQGRLKRGITLLVDVMTGIPSIVAGLFAYTMFLVVAGPDYKAALIGGVALTVLMTPLVVRNVEEMLRLVPNELREASYALGVPKWLTIVKVVLRTSIGGITMSVIIALARIIGETAPLLITVGIVQSVNWNAFDGRIATLPVYVYRQYAQGGPSADRAWAGALTLIIIVMLLNLIARLISRYFTPKVSR
- the pstC gene encoding phosphate ABC transporter permease subunit PstC, whose protein sequence is MTQSSDAEVRPAAAPVRGNGGRLGNRIFRGISTSSGVLILVILAAVAAFLLYRAWPALTADTSAFAEVDFMMDRSLWAWVLPLILGTILSSVIALIVAVPLSLGIGLFISHYAPRRLAQFLGYMIDLLAAIPSVIFGLWGIQWLQPLVHPLFAWLSTHLGFIPIFSDYQAPARNIMTAGLVLAVMIVPIITATIREVFLQTPRLHEEASLALGATRWEMIQQAVLPFGRSGIISASMLGLGRALGETMAVLMVLSPGYAVNFLLLQPGQHQSIAANIASHLPEAGADGVDALIASGLILFAFTFAVNLVARWIINRRAEFSGAN
- a CDS encoding phosphate ABC transporter substrate-binding protein PstS; its protein translation is MAGIGALSALALTLAACGGGSEGSDGNGNGDSADGLSGTIAGSGASSQENAVQGWVAGFMEANPDATVSYDPTGSGTGREQFINGTVQFAGSDSALDAEEMAAAEERCSGPVLEMPLYISPIAVIYNLPELNDTNINLEPDTLAQIFTGDITNWNDDAIAEANPDVELPDLPIIPVNRSDDSGTTENLTEYLSAAAPDSWTHDPAGLWPIDGTQSGAQTSGMLEVVGGAEGTIGYADASRVGDLGSVAIGVGDEFVPFSPEAAAAVVDVSPPAEDASETVLTIDLARDTEESGAYPIVLVSYSIACQTYDSAEHAELVQGYLGYVASEEGQERAAQPDVAGAAPISGELRGNVEAALETISAAG